In Criblamydia sequanensis CRIB-18, the DNA window CTTTCATTCGAAATCGGGTAAAGGCTATAACAAGACTTTAGTTCGTAAGAAGCGCATAAAAAGCTGGTCTAAGTGCTCTTCTCGTAGAAAATAGTTTTAAACTTTAAGAAATTGTTCAATCATGATCTTAATTAACTTTAGAAGACTGCGGCAAGATTTTCCTTCATCGATCATAAAAGAAGGGCAAAGCTGTTATCATAATAGATTTGTGGAAACCGTCAAAATCGTTGGATTAAACGGCCAAAATATAAAGCTTGCAGCTAGAGTGCAAGGGGCTTTTGAAAATTCTTATGAATGCGAGCTAGAAATAGACCGTCATCAGTCCAATATAGTCGACTCTAATTGCGATTGTCCCTATAACTATGATTGTCAGCATCTTGCAGCCGTCCTCTTTCATCTCGAAGAAAATATTGATGCTATCTTGGTTGATTTTGACAAGAATAACGACCTTAGCAAAAAACAAGATGTCAATGAAGAAGATCGAAAGTCCATTGCAGAAAGAATTCAAAAAGCTAAGAAAAAAGAAATAAAGCGTCTTGATATAGAGCAGCAAAAAGAATTGCTGGATGAATATATTGGCGCTGCCGAAACCCTTGGCCAATCCCCTTTCTTTCTGCCGGATGAAAAATTAGCGGCAGATAAAGCAGAGATGGCTGTTATCTTACTTCCTGAAAGCTTGAATGATAATTTGCGCCCTAAAAAAGTGGAAGTGCAAATGGCGCTTAGATTGCCTTACCGGTCTAAACCTCTTAATATTCCTTGCGTCAAGGATTTTTTTAACTCTTACGAATACCGCGAGCCTTTCTATATCAGCAGCAAACGCTATTTCTTTTCGAAAGAATCTTTCCCTGAATCTGATAGCGCGCTTTTTACCTTGCTTACTAATCTTGTTTCTTTTGTCGAAAAAAATAATGCCGATAAATCCGTTAAAGTAGCAGAACTTACCCTCGAAGATTTAGGAACCTTTCTCTATGAAGTCCAATCTCGTGTTTCTAAAAAAGTAAATGCCAAAAATTCTTTAAAACAAGCGCTTGATCCGGGAGCCATCTACTATAAATCCATGGAAGACAGCCTTGAATTTGCTCCTATGCCGGCTGAAATTATCCTTGAATTAGAATATCTTGAATCACCACAGCCAAAGCTTCTTCTTAACCCATTTTTAGAATTGAATGGCCAGAAAGTGACTTTAGAGCAAGTGATGCTCCTAGAATGTGCTTCTCCCGGTCTTCTTTATGAAAAAACCTATTTCCGATTTGGCGATGGCATTAAAAGACGGCACTTAAAAGATTTAGAAGCCATAAGAAGCGTTACAATTCCGGAGCCTCTATTTGGTTCATTTGTTGAAAATTCTTTGCCGGAGCTCATGCGTTTTGCTGAAGTTCGCGGAAAAGAAAGGATAGAGCATCTTGTGACTCTCCCCTTTGTTGAAGAGCTTATGGCAGAGTGCGATATTAGCTATCTAAATGGTGAACTTGAAGCTTTCCTTCACTTTATTTATGGAAAGCATAAGATTCCTGCGGCTGTTTCAAAATTGGAAGTCGAGCACCTTAGAAACTTTATAACGGCAGAGGGTGTGCTGGCAAGAAATTTAACAGATGAGCAAAAAATCGTCGAAGACCTTTTCCAAGACTTTGTTTACGACGCTTCTGAAGGCTCTTACTCGGCCAAGTCAGAAAAGAAGATCGTCGAATTTATGACCGAGGTGATTCCAAGAAATCAGCACCGTGTTCACTTCCTCTGTCCTGAAAATTTACTTAACCAGTTTATCTATGACGAGACAAGCTTTGAGCTCACCCTCCAAGAATCAAGCCGTATAGATCAATACGAGGTGATTCTAAAAGTCAATGGGGATTTGGAAGGGGTTGGCTTAAATACCCTTTGGGAATGTATAGCGTCTAAAAAAGCTTATCTTGAACTTTCTAAAAAACGTCCCGGCAAGAAAAAGCGTGGAAAAGGGGCCGCTCTTGATAATAAAGGGCCTCATAAAATATTGGTCCTGGATCTTGAGAGAATCACCCCTATTGTCCAGCTTTTTGACGAGATAGGCATTGAAGAGCTTGCTAACAGCTCGCAGCTAAGGCCTCTATGGAGCTTAGCCAGCTTGAATGAAGACCAATTTAAAATGCTTCCGATTAAATTCCATATGTCGGAAAGGCTGAAAGAAATTCAAGAGCAGATGCTCGGCGTTAAAGAAGTTAAAGTCCGAGGGGTTCCAAAAGAGATTAAAGCCGATCTTAAAGGCTATCAAATTGAAGGCGCTTCTTGGCTCGAAAGACTTCGTCTTATGCACCTTAACGGTATTTTAGCAGATGACATGGGTCTTGGAAAAACAGTCCAAGCCATATCCGCTCTTACCCAACATAAAAAAGACAACCCAAACTCTGTTTCCTTGGTGGTATGTCCTACCTCTCTTGTCTACAATTGGAAAGAAGAGCTAAGCAAATTTAACCCTGAGTTAAAAGTCCTTGTGGTGGATGGCATTCCAAACCACAGAAAAAAACTTATCGATTCTCTTGAAGACTATGACATCATCGTTACCTCCTATAGCCTTCTTCAAAAAGATATCGAGTCCTACAGCAAATTCAATTTCGGTTATGCTATCTTAGATGAAGCGCAGCACATTAAGAATAGAGGCACAAGAAATGCCCGTTCCGTTAAAACGATTCAGTCTTCCCATAAGCTTATCTTAACAGGCACACCGATTGAAAATTCGCTTGAAGAGCTTTGGAGCTTATTTGACTTCCTGATGCCGGGGCTATTAAGCACCTACGATCGTTTTGTTGAAAAATACATTAGAAGCCCAAGCCAGGAGAAGGGCAATAATATCGAAAAGCTTAGACAAAAAGTATCTCCTTTCATACTAAGACGTATGAAAAAAGATGTGCTTTCAGAGCTTCCTGAGGTCTCTGAGATCATTTACTATTGCAGCTTATCCGATGCCCAAAAAGAGCTTTATAAATCTTACGCTGAATCTGCAAGACGCGAGCTTTCCCAACTTGTTCAAAAAGAAGGTTTTGACAAAGTTCAAATCCATGTGTTAGCGACCTTAACAAGACTAAAGCAGATCTGCTGCCACCCCGCTATTTTTGCTAAGGAAACGCCTGAGGAAAACGATTCGGCAAAATACGAAATGCTAATAGACCTTCTTCATAACCTGACAGAAGGGCGCCATAAGACGGTTGTGTTTAGCCAATACACCCGCATGTTAAATATTATAAGCCGCGACCTTAAGAAAAAAGGCATCCCTTTTGAGTACCTAGACGGTTCCTCTAAAAATCGTCTTGATATAGTCAATCGTTTCAATAACGATGAAAATATCCCTATTTTCTTAGTGTCTTTAAAGGCAGGCGGCGTCGGTTTAAACCTTGTGGGCGCAGATACCGTTATCCACTACGACATGTGGTGGAATCCGGCTGTTGAAAACCAAGCGACCGATCGAGTCCATCGTATCGGCCAGAAAAACTCGGTCTCGGCTTACAAGCTAATTACTCTCAATACCATTGAAGAGAAGATCCTTGAAATGCAAAACCGAAAACGGGGCCTTGTCAAGAAGGTGGTTTCGACAGATGAGGAAGCCATCTCTAAACTTACTTGGGAAGAGGTTCTTGAGCTTCTTCAAACTTAAGTCTAGCCTAAGTTCCTTTGAGATTGAGGGTTTAATTTTTGTTTAAAACATTCATTAAACTTCATGAAATAAAGCGTATGAGTAAAATCATCGACAGCGTCTAAGATTAAGCTTATAGCAAGATCCTTGTTCCCAGGGCTTTTCCAAGTCATTGTCACCATGGCCAAACTCAACCAGTCATTGCCTAAACCTGAGCTTGTAATCGATGCGATCAATTACAAGTAAGATGGCATTGGAAATATTCCGATGAGCGTGATTCTTTTAATTATTAAAACAGTATTCGGAATACCACTTTCAACGCCCGTGCCTAAGCAGGGGTATAACATTCCTGATAGATGGGGTCCTAAATATTTAATTTAAAACAGCAAACTTCCGTCATGCGAGCTAGCCATAATCAAATAGAGAAGGTCTTAACTAAGGCTCTCAAGGTAGTTGTTTAATAAACTGTTTCCATTCTTCAATTTTTTGAACAACTTCTAAAGTCTGGTTGAGACATATTCAGCATTCTGTATTTATCTGGGTTTTGGTTAAACTCCCTTTGATATATTGCTAATAGATTGTGCATATTTTAGATGATATTCTTGAAAAGCCTCTTCTGTCTGAAGCAATATAGTTAAATGATCCTTCCAAGATTTATACTCAGCTATTTTTTCTTCAGATAATTCTTGAACCAATTGTTGGATTTTTTCTATAGCAATACAAATTGCAAACCCCACGATTGCTACTCAACTCTACAGTCAAACCAAAAGGAGGGTTTAAGCGATTTAAACAACTTATTTCCTCATTAATTTTTTCCCAATTGATAGACTCTTTTGCTAAACCCAAAGAGAAAAAAACTAAAAAATAAAATAATTATTATTTGTATCTTCATTTATTTCCCCAAGTAAAAAAACAACAACGATATATTTTTTAATAAATAAATCAATTTTAATAACAAGTTCTATTGCGCTGGTTTTTATTTGAAATATACTGATTAAAATTAGTAAAAAATAATATTAACTTGATATTAAGAAATTATTTTTGTTTGCGTAAAAGATAAAATTGTGTTTTTATCTTGCGTGTTCCAAAAAACCAAGGATGGAAACAATGAATGGTGATTTAACTTTATCTCGATCTACAACTAATCTCTCCCAAGATTGTGATAATTCCGAAATATCCTTCAACTATTAATTTTTGGGGGGCAACCCCCTTTGGAGCCTCATGTCTTATTGTAATTTGCCTCAAAATAATATATACCCAAGCTCTCCTCAAAATCTTTTATTATCTGCGCTGGAAGGAGCTATGATCGAATTTCATGCAGAAGTCGAAAAAAGTCTAAAAGAATTGGAAAAAGAATTCGAAGAATCAGACAAAGATCAAGATGAGATAAACATAAATTTAAAGGAGATAAACAAAGATTTAGAGGAGTTAAAAAAAGGACAAGATAAATTAGCTAAAAAAACCGAAGGTATGAAGGACGAATTAGATCTTTTAAAAAACGGGACAAATTCACCACCGCCCAGGGATCTTGAAAAAGAGAGAATCACTAAATTACAAGGTGCGAAAAACAAGGCCATAATTTATGCCGCTGCTTTGATTACCTGCATCGTAATTAATATTATTTTCTGTGTCTTAGCACCCTTGACCACAGCGCTTTCATCGTTGGTTGTTTTTGCTGGAATAGATTATTTTTTAGGATCAAGCATGGTTAGAGAAATTAGAGAGTACAATAACTTGAAGAAAAAATAAGACACGGACGAGTAATTGGCTAGTGAATCTCTTAAAGATTTCTTTCATCAAATGGAAGAATGAGGCCTACGAAAAGATGCTTATACTTATTTGACTTTCTCAAAAATAAAGGCGTTGCTTTTGATGAATTTTGAGCAGACAGAAAAAGCAATAAAAAATTCATGAAGATATGGGGTAAAGCAGAATCTCAGGCTTTGGAGAATGTAAAAAATGCCCTACGCAAAAAGAGCCTACCAAGATCTAAATAGCCGAATACAAAGAATCCGATGTTTTTCAAAACCAAGATCCCTAAAAAGTGATGCGTGATTTAGAAAATACAGCAGGCAAAGCTTGAGCTTTTTGAGATGGCTCCTGCAGTAACGAGAATGTTCAAGCCATATCGGCTCTGACCCAACATAAAAAAGACAATCCTAACTCTGTTTCATTGGTGGTATGTCCTACCTCTCTTGTCTATAACTGGAAAGAAGAGTTAATTGAAGAGAAGATCCTTGAAATGCAAAACCGCAAGCGAGGCCTTGTCAAGAAGGTGGTTTCGAGAGATGAAGAAGCGATCTCTAAACTTACTTGGGAAAAGGTTCTTGAGCTTCTTCAAACTTAAGTCTAGCCTAAGTTCCTTTGACATTGACGGTAATGACGCCCTTAAAGTCTAGAAAAGCAGACTTTACTTTTTTTAAACCGTAAATGACGGCTGAACGCTCTTCGGACTCATAGGTGATGCAAATAGCGCATCTTCCCCTATATTTTCTTACCGTATTTGCGATTACTTGCGCTTTAGCGAAAAAAGCTAGAGATTGAACTTGTTGACTAGGCTCCATATACAGTCCTTTGTTTCTACCAAACCTCTAAATCCTTTTTAACAGCAAAAAGAATTTTGGATTAGCAAGAACTATAAGGCACTTCTCCTTTTTCGAGTAGATTAATAAGATAAAAGCCCTTCAGCTAAACTTTCATGATGTTGAGCGATATCATCGCCATTTTGAGCTGTATAATAAAAGTTCTTATCTTTTAATTGGATTCTACATAATTGGTTTTTCCAATCGGCTAAATTAGTGCAAACCCATGGCTTTTTTTTATCATTTAAAATGTTGATGCTATAATCCAAGTTATTAGCGTTAAAATTATCCCCAAACATTTTTCTAACTAAATCATCGTCCTTAAATTTCTCTGCTAGATCTATGGTAAGTTTAACAATGGTTTCTTTAGCTTTCTCAAAAGCTATGGGGCCATGATAATTTGCTTCTATGTGCAACTTGTCGAAAAACTTGTCTTCTACTCCATAAAAAAAGCACACCCTACATAATTCATCCCCATAGTACAAAAGATACTTTCTGAATATAGGTTTATACGTAGCCCAAGGGACTGCATATTATCCATATTCAAATCCACAGACCAAATTTTATTAGAATTAAAGCCTTGACCTAACAAAATTGAAAGAAAGATAAATAAAAAATTAATAGAATTTGATAATTTCATTTTTCCTGATTTTTTAATTATTTAGACAACATTTAAAAATGTTGTCCATTGAGAAAAGGATGCTTACTAAGTCTTCACAATATTGGACAGAACTTTCTTCGTTTTGGGCATGATAAAGAATTTCTTTGTCCTTTAATTTCAGATAGCAAATCCCCTTTTCCCATTTATCTAAATCTTCACAAATCCAAGGAAGATTCTTTTGGTTCAAAATTAGGATGCTATGTTCAATGCAATTTACATCAAAGTTAGAGCCGAAGACTTTTTTTAAAGATTCTTTACCATGTAAAAAATCGACTAAATCAAGCGTCGATTTAATCATAATTTCTTTAGCGGTTTCAAGTGTTATGGGGCCGAAGAAGAACGATTCGACTAATAATTTCGGTTTAGCACCATTGTTTTTGTCGATAATAAAAACGGAGTTTTCGTAGTTTAAATTATACTATTCAACCATCAAATCGTAGTATTCATCCATACTTTTATTAAAAATTTCGTTAAATTCTGGATCTTGCATGAACTCTAAGCAATTAAGATTATAGGTTAAAACGATGGTAATAAAGCACAAAACTTTTCTAAGAAAATAGAAATAAACTTTCATTTTTATCTCTTTAGCTTGGAACGGATACAATTTTCAGTAAGGCTGGATTAATCTCTAATGATGAAGTGGGGTCATTATAGTCCTGTGTTAGAAAACGGCGTATTTCCATTTTTTCAAATTCGTATTCAGGAAGATCTGGAAACTTAGCAAAAGCAATATAGACAAGCCCTAGATTCTGAAAGCTATAATGAGCAATTTGATAAATAGAAAGTTTAGTGCCCTTATCAATTTTTCCAATCAATTCCATTTTGGGAAGATTCTCTCTTGGACTTAACTGTAAAAATTTCTCTTCGGTATTAAGGTAAACAAAAGCATCAACCCTTAATTCCATTGGTTTTAAAGCAAAATCCTGAAACTCCTTTTGATCAATAAGATTCTCAAACGGATCAACCCTAAAAGCAACCATGGCCTTCTTAAAGCCGAAAACCACAATTGGAAGGAAGAAACCAATGTTTATTAAATAAAAAAGAGTTTTATTAGATAATGTTTTTTTCATGATTTTAACTATTTTCGATTAATTCAAAGTTCAATCTCTTCGATAACTTTTTTTTCAAACCCATCATAATCTTCCGCAAAAAAGTATACTTTATTCTTTTGAAGACTTACATCTTGTATTTGATTTTCCCAATCTTCAATGTCTTGACAAACCCAAGCATGTTTTTTCTTATTATTAAAAAAAATGGTGTAAACAATTTTTCCTTCAATATCATTCGGAACATACGAGCTTAATTTGGAATCATTTTTAAGCTTTTTTGCAAAATCGCGAACACCTTCTAAAAGCATTTTCTTAGCAAGATCTTTGTTACAAGGTCCTTGCCATTTCATGGAAATCATAGCATAATTTAATACTTCATTATCCCAACCACTTCCATAACCACTGAACTGCAAGCCATACTTTGCAAACATTTCTTTAGAATGCTCTTCTCTTACTCTATATAAGTCATCGCAAGGAACATCATTGTAATTTAAATAATCATTGTTATTGCAATAACCAGCGAAGGAAGAGAAAAAAAATAATATGTAATAAAGTATATTATAAAAAAGGCACATTCTATCTTTTTACCTTCTAAATATTGGAAGCCAATTAAGGCGCTTCATTAACTTGAGATTGATTCGTCAGACAAAGAAAGTAATTCTGGATTAATCGTTAGCTTCGTATCTGGATCATTATAGTCCTGTATAAGAAAACGGCGAATTTCCATTTTTTCAAGATCGTATTCAGGAAGATTAGGAAATTTTGCAAATGCAATAAATATGATACCAAACCGATGAGTGTGTTTATAATTAATCGCATCAATGATAAGCTCAGTGCCTTTATCAATTTTTCCAATAAGCTGTTTTAATTTTAAGTCATCCCTTGGACTTAATTCCAAAAAATCCTGACTGGTATCCAAATACACATAAGCATCTGCATTTAAGCGCATTTTTTTTAAGGCAAATTCCTGAAACTCCTCTCGTTGAATTAAGTTTTCAGAAACTATAGGCGCCTGTATTGGGGTGAAACTTTTAATTCCAAACAATACTATCGGGATAATATAAAGAAGGTTTATGAAATAAAAAAGTGCCTTATTTGAAATGTATTTACTCATTCTTCTAAGTTGTCCAACGTTTCTATTTTTTCTGAAAAACTAATCCTAGAATCGAATTCAATTCCTTCCGCTGCATATAGTATTTCGCCCTTTTGAAGCCTGACCATATCAAGCTGGTTCTTCCAATCATTCAAATCATGACAAACCCAAAAGCCTTTCTTTTTATTTTTAAAAAAAATGGCATAGCTGATGTTTTTATAATCAATATTTTTATCTATAAAAATTGATTTTAAAATTGGTTCTTCTAAAAGTCTTTTAAGAAGATCTCTAGAGGCCTCTAAAACCATTTTCCTCGCATAAGATATGTCTTTCGGTCCAAAAATTCTCATGCTTACAGAAACAGCGGAAACACCACCATTTCGGTTTTTCTAAAAGTCTTTTAAGAAGATCTCTAGAGGTCTCTAAAACAATTTTCCTCGCATAAGATAGTCTTTCGGTCCAAGAATTTTCATGTCTACAGAAACAGCGAAAACACCACCATCACCATTATACGTGCAATAACTAGATTTGACAAAACCATACTTTTCAAACATAATCTGAGAATGCACCTCTACTATTTTATCTAAAATGGCAAGTTCTTCTCTCTTCTTTACAGACGCTGCGCGACAAGCAAACAAAGAAATAGCTACTAATAAGAAGCTTATTTTCCAAAAATATCTCGCTTGTATCCAAATACACATAGTCATCTACATTTAAACACGGTTTTTTTAAACTAATTCCTAAAACCCTCTCGTTACATTAACTCTTCAAAAAATTCAGACGGGAAAATGAAATAACGTTTTCAATTCCAAAACAATACTATCGGGATAATATAAAGAAGTTTATGAAATAAAAAAGTGCCTTATTTGAAATGTATTTACTCATTCTTCTAAGTTGTCCAACGATTCTATTTTTTCAGAAAAACTAATTCTAGAATTGGATTCAACTCCTTCCGCTATATAAAGTATTTCCCCATCTCTAAGCCTAACCATATAAAGCTGATTCTTCCACTCCCTTAAGTCGTGACAAACCCAATGATCTCTTTTTTTATTTTTAAAAAAAATGGCATAACTAATGTTTTTATAATCAATTTTTTTGTCTACAAAAATTTTAAAATTGGTTCTTCTAAAAGTCTTTTAAGAAGATCTCTAGAGGTCTCTAAAACAATTTTCCTCGCATAAGATAGTCTTTCGGTCCAAGAATTTTCATGTCTACAGAAACAGCGAAAACACCACCATCACCATTATACGTGCAATAACTAGATTTGACAAAACCATGCTTTTCAACATGGTTTGAGAATGCTCCTCTACTATTTTATCTAGAAGGACACATTCTTCTCTTTTTTTTTATAGTCGTATCTCGACAAGCCGTTAGAGAAACCGCTAATAGCAATAATAATAAGCTTATTTTCCAAAAATTTCTCGCTTGTATCCCTACAATACTTGGAATAATGTAAAGTAATTTACGAAATAAAAAAACGCCTAGTTGAAATTTACTCATTCTTTATTCTTCTAAATAGTCCAGCGTGTCGATTTTTTCAGTAAAACTATTCCCAGAATCAAATTCAACTCCTTTAGCCGTATATAATAATTCTCCATTTCTAAGCCTCACCATATTAAGCTGATTCTTCCAGTCCTTTAAGTCATGACAAACCCATTGATCTCTTTTTTTACTTTTAAATAAAATATTATAGCTAACAGCATTTAGATTTATTTTTTTATCTACAAAAACTTGTTGTAAAATTGGCTCTTTCAAAAGCCTAGACAAAAGATCCTTAGATGCTTCTAAAATCAACTTCTTTGCATAATTAATATCTTTAGGGCCTAAAATCTCCATTCCTACATTAACTGCCGTAATCCCACAATCTCCATTGAAAGTATAGTAACTCCATTTGCTCAAACCATACTTTGCAAACATAGCCTGGGAATGTTCCGCTACGATTCTATCTAAAATGAATAATTCTTCTTTTCTTTTTACATCATTCCTATGACAGGCAAAAAGAGAGAAAATAATTAATAACTGGCTTATCTTCCAAAAATATCTTGACATGCGTCTTGTTGCTTCTTCCTATAACCCTCAGAATTAATAAAATGATCATACATTAATGAAGACGGCCCTCCATAACTATAACCAGTGGGTGTAGTATTTGTCTTTATACTCCATCCCCAGATAGGATACCCTACTTTTGGAACAGGGTCATTGTCATTTTCATAATTTTCAACACTTCCAAAAATGCCTGTATTAGGAATTGGCTGTAAGGCACCAAAGGATCTAATATGTGAAGCTTTTTTTACATGTGAAGGAATAAGATGTTGCCCAGCCATAAATTGGGCAGCGCCTCTACTATGGGGCGAAATCATTAATGTTGCAGGCTTTCCTCCATTAGCTTTTGTTTGCTCGTTATATATTTTGGTAATTGCCCTTGCAGTTTCTTTTGCATGAGGTAACGCAAAGCCACATAACATAAGATTAGCTTTAAAAATATCTTGAGCAAATCCTTCTGTTTCTGAAAATATCATGTAAGTAGCAACCTTAGAATCTTTAAAAAATTTTTCTCCCCACTCTCTAACAGATTTTTCATCAGTTAATATACCTGTTATTCCAATTGTGGCAAACCCAGGTGGTCCATCTCCGATTTTGATGACTTTTAGAGAATGTCCGTAAGATTTAGAAGTATCTGAATTTCCTTGTAAACTGCGGCCAAAATTTTCTATTTTAGCTCTTGCTGTAAAGATCCCATTTAAATAAGGACTATCTGCACACAATAGTGTATGATGCGCTAATCCCTCGATTGCATATCCTGCCGCATGTTTCGCCATACCACCAGCACGTTGAGCAGTATGTTTCACCATACTTGATAATTCACCTGTTTGTACCATATTAAAAAAGGCGTATTCTTCAGCAGTTTCCTCCGACATGAAGCCGAAATGGTCGATTAGGACTAGGGGACGGTTTTGAACATAAGCATAGAGGTTAGGACCGTCGCAATCACCGAGAGGGTCTTTTGTAATCCAACGACCGTCGATAGGGTCATAGTACCTTCTTCCGAAGAATATAAGACCTGTTTCTTCATCCAGCCGTTTACTTGCAAATCCCCAAGGCATCTTAAGAGAAGATTTATTTATTTGGTTGCCGAAGGCCGAATAGCGAGAAAATTTTTCAACTTCACCGGTTTTAATATTTATCAAGCAAGAGATACAACCATTATGATCATGGATGGGGGCGTAAGCTTTACCAAATAACTCAATAGAAACACTCGCCCGATTTTCAGAGGGTGAAGTCGGAATTAAGACACGCAAAGATATGAATTCATTATTTTGATTAAGCGCGCCGATCTCACGATCATGCCAATAAAGGTATTTTTCCTGAGCTAGGATATTCCCCTCAAAGTCTGTGACTTTTTTTTGCAGCCTTCTATTGCTGGCATCATAAGCGTATTCTGCTTGACAGCTAGAATCCGAATAAAAGGTAAGCCTTCCAAGAGCATCATAAGTAAATTTTTTATAGAAATCATCGGTTTTGATCGAAATCAAATGACCGTCAAGATCATATCCATACTTATAGTTTGGCTTTTCAACGATTTGATTAAGATCATTGACCTCAATTTTCTCTCCATCTTTTTCGAGTCGATTAAAAAAGCTATCATAAGTGTAGTTATGCTCAAAAGCTCCTTTTTCGCTTTTTAGCTGATATATATCATCGTAGGTAAAATAATCCGAAAACTTCTCTTGATTTTCAAAAATATTTCTTGAAACAAGGTTTCCCACATCATCATACTCATGGATCACTTCTTTCCAATCTTTTGTCTCAATGCTTGTAATACGACCTAGCACATCAAATTTTTGATCTATAGTTCCGGCATTTCCGGGTAATCTCGCTTTTAATAGCCTAGAGGAAGCATCATAGGCCTCGCAAGAATAAAAGTAAGGGTTTTCGGACTCTCTTTTAACGGCATTAAGCCGGCCTCCCTTATAATCAAAATAAATGGAAGTGCTGTCAGGTAA includes these proteins:
- a CDS encoding DEAD/DEAH box helicase; the protein is MILINFRRLRQDFPSSIIKEGQSCYHNRFVETVKIVGLNGQNIKLAARVQGAFENSYECELEIDRHQSNIVDSNCDCPYNYDCQHLAAVLFHLEENIDAILVDFDKNNDLSKKQDVNEEDRKSIAERIQKAKKKEIKRLDIEQQKELLDEYIGAAETLGQSPFFLPDEKLAADKAEMAVILLPESLNDNLRPKKVEVQMALRLPYRSKPLNIPCVKDFFNSYEYREPFYISSKRYFFSKESFPESDSALFTLLTNLVSFVEKNNADKSVKVAELTLEDLGTFLYEVQSRVSKKVNAKNSLKQALDPGAIYYKSMEDSLEFAPMPAEIILELEYLESPQPKLLLNPFLELNGQKVTLEQVMLLECASPGLLYEKTYFRFGDGIKRRHLKDLEAIRSVTIPEPLFGSFVENSLPELMRFAEVRGKERIEHLVTLPFVEELMAECDISYLNGELEAFLHFIYGKHKIPAAVSKLEVEHLRNFITAEGVLARNLTDEQKIVEDLFQDFVYDASEGSYSAKSEKKIVEFMTEVIPRNQHRVHFLCPENLLNQFIYDETSFELTLQESSRIDQYEVILKVNGDLEGVGLNTLWECIASKKAYLELSKKRPGKKKRGKGAALDNKGPHKILVLDLERITPIVQLFDEIGIEELANSSQLRPLWSLASLNEDQFKMLPIKFHMSERLKEIQEQMLGVKEVKVRGVPKEIKADLKGYQIEGASWLERLRLMHLNGILADDMGLGKTVQAISALTQHKKDNPNSVSLVVCPTSLVYNWKEELSKFNPELKVLVVDGIPNHRKKLIDSLEDYDIIVTSYSLLQKDIESYSKFNFGYAILDEAQHIKNRGTRNARSVKTIQSSHKLILTGTPIENSLEELWSLFDFLMPGLLSTYDRFVEKYIRSPSQEKGNNIEKLRQKVSPFILRRMKKDVLSELPEVSEIIYYCSLSDAQKELYKSYAESARRELSQLVQKEGFDKVQIHVLATLTRLKQICCHPAIFAKETPEENDSAKYEMLIDLLHNLTEGRHKTVVFSQYTRMLNIISRDLKKKGIPFEYLDGSSKNRLDIVNRFNNDENIPIFLVSLKAGGVGLNLVGADTVIHYDMWWNPAVENQATDRVHRIGQKNSVSAYKLITLNTIEEKILEMQNRKRGLVKKVVSTDEEAISKLTWEEVLELLQT
- a CDS encoding RHS repeat domain-containing protein, with the protein product MNVLGRLERLQSSDQTIDYQYTYDVLDNLILVQDNKNQNQTIKSFDARNFLIEEKLGNDLEIKFDYDSLGQTKEVLLPDSTSIYFDYKGGRLNAVKRESENPYFYSCEAYDASSRLLKARLPGNAGTIDQKFDVLGRITSIETKDWKEVIHEYDDVGNLVSRNIFENQEKFSDYFTYDDIYQLKSEKGAFEHNYTYDSFFNRLEKDGEKIEVNDLNQIVEKPNYKYGYDLDGHLISIKTDDFYKKFTYDALGRLTFYSDSSCQAEYAYDASNRRLQKKVTDFEGNILAQEKYLYWHDREIGALNQNNEFISLRVLIPTSPSENRASVSIELFGKAYAPIHDHNGCISCLINIKTGEVEKFSRYSAFGNQINKSSLKMPWGFASKRLDEETGLIFFGRRYYDPIDGRWITKDPLGDCDGPNLYAYVQNRPLVLIDHFGFMSEETAEEYAFFNMVQTGELSSMVKHTAQRAGGMAKHAAGYAIEGLAHHTLLCADSPYLNGIFTARAKIENFGRSLQGNSDTSKSYGHSLKVIKIGDGPPGFATIGITGILTDEKSVREWGEKFFKDSKVATYMIFSETEGFAQDIFKANLMLCGFALPHAKETARAITKIYNEQTKANGGKPATLMISPHSRGAAQFMAGQHLIPSHVKKASHIRSFGALQPIPNTGIFGSVENYENDNDPVPKVGYPIWGWSIKTNTTPTGYSYGGPSSLMYDHFINSEGYRKKQQDACQDIFGR